A region of Necator americanus strain Aroian chromosome I, whole genome shotgun sequence DNA encodes the following proteins:
- a CDS encoding hypothetical protein (NECATOR_CHRI.G1591.T1): MVRRVIEIWQRYSKPMQLAFLDFEAAFDSPHRGRLLNALRADGVPGKFVRLLDDMNQRTTAAARTPTGCTTPYV; this comes from the coding sequence atggtcaggagagtgatcgaaatctggcagcggtattcgaaaccaatgcaactagcgtttctggactttgaagccgcgttcgactctcctcaccgaggccgtcttctcaacgcgctccgcgccgatggagtaccaggaaagttcgttcgcttgcttgatgacatgaatcaacgaacaactgctgcagctcGAACACCaaccggatgtacaacaccgtacgtttga